Proteins found in one Subtercola endophyticus genomic segment:
- a CDS encoding class II glutamine amidotransferase — protein MSAEPLGLEAAVGPQIAHDFEALSALHADGWGEAWLSDDTPPGVRGRVRLDRYADRSADRSAGLPTGCAADRSAAGDGPASRARLLYLRFASRGSAVERANVQPFVASGLAFAHNGALPRPDALRKLLTPESSAGLTGTTDSELYFARLREHVARGDGARAALAAAIRQTVAELRGLYPEACLNTMLLSPDALFVVQSAGSVPVPLGAFAARGAAGESLPPEHDHRYNRLAWCRRPPAGPTRTGSVVVATAGVNTQRWLHFTENTVTVFPFDQSEPRTSDL, from the coding sequence GTGAGCGCCGAGCCCCTCGGGCTCGAGGCGGCGGTCGGGCCGCAGATCGCCCATGACTTCGAGGCGCTTTCGGCACTGCACGCCGACGGCTGGGGTGAGGCGTGGCTCAGTGACGACACGCCCCCCGGCGTGCGGGGCCGAGTTCGGCTCGACCGCTACGCCGACCGGTCTGCCGACCGCTCTGCCGGTCTGCCGACGGGTTGCGCCGCCGATCGTTCTGCCGCCGGCGACGGGCCCGCGAGCCGGGCCCGGCTGCTGTACCTGCGCTTCGCCAGTCGTGGGTCTGCCGTCGAGCGGGCGAACGTTCAGCCCTTCGTCGCGTCTGGGCTGGCCTTCGCTCACAACGGCGCCCTGCCGCGACCGGATGCCCTGCGAAAGTTGCTCACCCCCGAAAGCAGCGCCGGCCTGACGGGTACGACCGACAGCGAGCTGTACTTCGCGCGGCTCCGAGAGCACGTGGCTCGCGGCGACGGCGCTCGAGCTGCTCTCGCCGCGGCGATCAGGCAAACGGTCGCTGAGCTGCGTGGGCTCTACCCCGAGGCCTGCCTCAATACGATGCTGCTCTCACCCGACGCCCTCTTCGTGGTGCAGTCGGCCGGCTCTGTTCCCGTGCCCCTGGGGGCCTTCGCCGCTCGCGGCGCGGCCGGCGAGAGCCTGCCACCCGAGCACGACCACCGCTACAACAGGCTGGCGTGGTGTCGACGCCCGCCCGCTGGGCCGACTCGTACCGGCTCTGTGGTGGTGGCGACGGCGGGCGTGAACACGCAACGCTGGCTCCATTTCACCGAGAACACCGTCACGGTCTTTCCGTTCGATCAGAGCGAGCCACGCACCTCCGACCTCTGA